One window of the Takifugu rubripes chromosome 13, fTakRub1.2, whole genome shotgun sequence genome contains the following:
- the LOC101069070 gene encoding BTB/POZ domain-containing protein 1 isoform X1 — MATSGRSGLASNHEVREAPSNSAQSGAAAVLANMQPSSGPAPPASPPVLGLHREPMYNWQATKSSLKERFAFLFNNELLSDVRFIVGKSRQAQRIPAHKFVLAAGSAVFDAMFNGGMATTSTEIELPDVEPAAFLALLRFLYSDEVHIGPETVMTTLYTAKKYAVPALEGYCVEFLTKHLRADNAFMLLTQARLFDEPQLASLCLDTIDKSTADAINAEGFTDIDLDTLCAVLQRDTLSIRENRLFGAVVRWAEAECYRQQLPPTSENKQKVLGKALPLIRFPLMTVEEFAAGPAQSGILFDREVVNLFLHFTVNPKPRVEYIDRPRCCLRGEECSINRFQQVESRWGYSGTSDRIRFNVNRRISVVGFGLYGSIHGPTDYQVNIQILESDKRITLGQNDTGFSCDGTATTFRVMFKEPVEILPNVSYTACATLKGPDSHYGTKGLKKVTQESSVGTKATFCFFSSPGNNNGTSVEDGQIPEIIYYI; from the exons ATGGCGACCAGCGGAAGGAGcggtttagcatctaaccatgAAGTCCGGGAGGCGCCGTCCAACTCGGCTCAGTCTGGAGCCGCAGCAGTGCTCGCCAATATGCAACCGTCCTCCGGTCCTGCTCCGCCCGCCTCCCCGCCGGTCCTTGGCCTTCACCGTGAGCCCATGTACAACTGGCAGGCGACCAAGAGTTCCCTAAAGGAGCGCTTCGCTTTCCTCTTCAACAACGAGCTGCTGAGTGACGTCAGGTTTATTGTCGGTAAGAGCAGACAGGCCCAGAGGATACCTGCTCATAAATTCGTCCTGGCCGCTGGCAGCGCCGTGTTTGATGCCATGTTCAACGGAGGAATGGCCACAACCTCTACCGAAATAGAGCTCCCTGACGTGGAACCAGCAGCTTTCCTCGCCCTGCTCAG GTTTCTATACTCTGATGAGGTTCACATTGGTCCAGAGACTGTGATGACAACTCTCTATACAGCCAAAAAGTACGCCGTCCCTGCGTTGGAGGGTTATTGCGTGGAATTTCTCACCAAACACCTCAGAGCTGACAATGCATTCATGCTCCTCACTCAG GCACGGTTATTTGATGAACCTCAACTTGCCAGTCTTTGCTTGGACACCATAGACAAAAGCACTGCAGATGCAATAAATGCCGAAGGCTTCACAGACATCGACCTGG ACACTTTATGCGCAGTGCTGCAGAGAGACACGCTCAGTATCAGGGAGAACCGCCTGTTTGGGGCAGTGGTACGTTGGGCAGAAGCTGAGTGTTACAGACAACAGCTTCCCCCTACCTCGGAGAACaaacagaaggttctgggtAAAGCCCTCCCGCTCATCCGCTTCCCACTTATGACTGTTGAGGAGTTTGCTGCAG GGCCTGCCCAGTCTGGAATATTATTCGATCGGGAGGTGGTAAATCTGTTTTTACACTTTACAGTAAACCCCAAACCACGGGTCGAATACATCGACAGACCACGCTGCTGCCTCAGGGGGGAGGAGTGCAGCATTAATAGATTCCAGCAGGTCGAGAGTCGATGGGGGTACAGTGGTACCAGCGACAGAATCAG ATTTAATGTTAACAGAAGAATATCCGTAGTGGGGTTTGGCTTGTATGGTTCCATACACGGACCCACTGACTATCAGGTCAACATACAG ATCTTAGAGAGCGATAAACGCATCACACTGGGACAGAACGACACTGGGTTCAGCTGCGATGGCACAGCAACAACGTTCAGAGTGATGTTTAAAGAGCCTGTGGAAATTCTCCCCAACGTCAGCTACACTGCATGTGCCACCTTAAAG GGACCAGATTCCCATTACGGCACAAAAGGGTTGAAGAAGGTAACCCAGGAATCATCCGTGGGGACCAAGGCAACTTTTTGCTTCTTTAgctcacctggaaacaacaacgGCACCTCAGTGGAGGACGGACAGATCCCAGAGATTATCTACTACATCTAA
- the LOC101069070 gene encoding BTB/POZ domain-containing protein 1 isoform X2, protein MATSGRSGLASNHEVREAPSNSAQSGAAAVLANMQPSSGPAPPASPPVLGLHREPMYNWQATKSSLKERFAFLFNNELLSDVRFIVGKSRQAQRIPAHKFVLAAGSAVFDAMFNGGMATTSTEIELPDVEPAAFLALLRFLYSDEVHIGPETVMTTLYTAKKYAVPALEGYCVEFLTKHLRADNAFMLLTQARLFDEPQLASLCLDTIDKSTADAINAEGFTDIDLDTLCAVLQRDTLSIRENRLFGAVVRWAEAECYRQQLPPTSENKQKVLGKALPLIRFPLMTVEEFAAVNPKPRVEYIDRPRCCLRGEECSINRFQQVESRWGYSGTSDRIRFNVNRRISVVGFGLYGSIHGPTDYQVNIQILESDKRITLGQNDTGFSCDGTATTFRVMFKEPVEILPNVSYTACATLKGPDSHYGTKGLKKVTQESSVGTKATFCFFSSPGNNNGTSVEDGQIPEIIYYI, encoded by the exons ATGGCGACCAGCGGAAGGAGcggtttagcatctaaccatgAAGTCCGGGAGGCGCCGTCCAACTCGGCTCAGTCTGGAGCCGCAGCAGTGCTCGCCAATATGCAACCGTCCTCCGGTCCTGCTCCGCCCGCCTCCCCGCCGGTCCTTGGCCTTCACCGTGAGCCCATGTACAACTGGCAGGCGACCAAGAGTTCCCTAAAGGAGCGCTTCGCTTTCCTCTTCAACAACGAGCTGCTGAGTGACGTCAGGTTTATTGTCGGTAAGAGCAGACAGGCCCAGAGGATACCTGCTCATAAATTCGTCCTGGCCGCTGGCAGCGCCGTGTTTGATGCCATGTTCAACGGAGGAATGGCCACAACCTCTACCGAAATAGAGCTCCCTGACGTGGAACCAGCAGCTTTCCTCGCCCTGCTCAG GTTTCTATACTCTGATGAGGTTCACATTGGTCCAGAGACTGTGATGACAACTCTCTATACAGCCAAAAAGTACGCCGTCCCTGCGTTGGAGGGTTATTGCGTGGAATTTCTCACCAAACACCTCAGAGCTGACAATGCATTCATGCTCCTCACTCAG GCACGGTTATTTGATGAACCTCAACTTGCCAGTCTTTGCTTGGACACCATAGACAAAAGCACTGCAGATGCAATAAATGCCGAAGGCTTCACAGACATCGACCTGG ACACTTTATGCGCAGTGCTGCAGAGAGACACGCTCAGTATCAGGGAGAACCGCCTGTTTGGGGCAGTGGTACGTTGGGCAGAAGCTGAGTGTTACAGACAACAGCTTCCCCCTACCTCGGAGAACaaacagaaggttctgggtAAAGCCCTCCCGCTCATCCGCTTCCCACTTATGACTGTTGAGGAGTTTGCTGCAG TAAACCCCAAACCACGGGTCGAATACATCGACAGACCACGCTGCTGCCTCAGGGGGGAGGAGTGCAGCATTAATAGATTCCAGCAGGTCGAGAGTCGATGGGGGTACAGTGGTACCAGCGACAGAATCAG ATTTAATGTTAACAGAAGAATATCCGTAGTGGGGTTTGGCTTGTATGGTTCCATACACGGACCCACTGACTATCAGGTCAACATACAG ATCTTAGAGAGCGATAAACGCATCACACTGGGACAGAACGACACTGGGTTCAGCTGCGATGGCACAGCAACAACGTTCAGAGTGATGTTTAAAGAGCCTGTGGAAATTCTCCCCAACGTCAGCTACACTGCATGTGCCACCTTAAAG GGACCAGATTCCCATTACGGCACAAAAGGGTTGAAGAAGGTAACCCAGGAATCATCCGTGGGGACCAAGGCAACTTTTTGCTTCTTTAgctcacctggaaacaacaacgGCACCTCAGTGGAGGACGGACAGATCCCAGAGATTATCTACTACATCTAA